A genomic segment from Sandaracinaceae bacterium encodes:
- a CDS encoding MBL fold metallo-hydrolase — protein sequence MRPEDIVYDPSSLSPAADREPVRVTWLGTAGFAIEHAGYTVLIDPYVTRSSLLDCVRAPLVSDAVAVQRYVPKADAIITGHTHFDHALDVPDIARATGATVYGSRSCVQLCRMAGIPEAQVVDVESRRGPFAEAEVGPFHLRFVPSAHSAFLLGRVPMPGDIADCDQIPLRTEQYRCGAVFGVDIRVAGKRLYHLGSADLLDAHPERDVDLLLMCVAGWTTTPRFVPRVMGALRPGAVLLSHWDNFFLPMSAGAKALPAMQLPRLVDGLTAIDPSVRVGTVPLLGHVLL from the coding sequence ATGCGCCCCGAAGACATTGTCTACGACCCCTCGTCTCTGTCCCCAGCCGCGGACCGCGAGCCCGTCCGCGTGACGTGGCTCGGCACGGCCGGCTTTGCGATCGAGCACGCCGGCTACACGGTGCTGATCGATCCCTACGTCACGCGCTCGTCCCTGCTGGACTGCGTGCGCGCGCCGCTCGTGAGCGACGCCGTCGCGGTGCAGCGCTATGTGCCCAAGGCGGACGCCATCATCACGGGGCACACCCACTTCGACCACGCGCTGGACGTGCCCGACATCGCGCGCGCGACGGGCGCTACCGTCTACGGCTCGCGCTCGTGCGTGCAGCTGTGCCGCATGGCGGGCATCCCCGAGGCGCAGGTGGTGGATGTGGAGTCGCGGCGCGGCCCCTTCGCTGAGGCGGAGGTGGGCCCCTTCCACCTGCGCTTCGTGCCCAGCGCGCACTCGGCGTTTCTGCTGGGGCGCGTGCCGATGCCAGGCGACATCGCCGACTGCGACCAGATCCCGCTGCGCACCGAGCAGTATCGCTGCGGCGCGGTGTTCGGCGTGGACATCCGCGTGGCGGGCAAGCGCCTGTATCACCTGGGCAGCGCCGACCTGCTGGACGCGCACCCCGAGCGCGACGTGGACCTGCTGCTGATGTGCGTGGCGGGCTGGACGACCACCCCGCGCTTCGTGCCGCGCGTGATGGGCGCGCTGCGCCCCGGGGCCGTGCTGCTCTCGCACTGGGACAACTTCTTCCTGCCCATGAGCGCAGGCGCCAAGGCGCTGCCCGCCATGCAGCTGCCGCGCCTGGTGGACGGCCTCACGGCCATCGACCCGAGCGTGCGGGTGGGGACTGTGCCGTTGCTGGGGCACGTGCTGCTGTAG
- a CDS encoding SUMF1/EgtB/PvdO family nonheme iron enzyme, whose amino-acid sequence MRATVMMRARPVLCAVALSAIFAGCGVDPYCLDCVEGDASVDQGRDGMVLPGDMDVADQRMDRGVCVPTGEDETCNEQDDDCDTRVDEGFDLQTDALHCGDCDTSCLRPNANVACEEGECTQDGCFDGFADIDTSSAAPGCEYRCPVFPTTSEDCNGIDDDCDGRVDEAVDLPPPPAGLCRTTPGTPCEGTVPVCETRNGIGTWYCDYAPEVEFDPDIPSGVVLQEQRCDGFDGDCDGVADDAFPTLGTDCDNGDLGACRDEGRVVCDPTDTSATMCDFTQGPNPVPGAPMAEACNGIDDNCDGVIDNSDPMDPDRVIDDMVHITHGGMDFYIYRYEASRPDASDADAGAASQRACSNANVLPWTTVAHSAAAAACSAAGFRLCTGPEWQAACEAATATTYPYGNAYAPMTCNGGDRDAIPGGMVNHSVAPTGALAACVSADGVLDMSGNVKEWTEDPRTGPPATFVIRGGSFESPELGLTCQTTLSQALPDTAQATLGFRCCSDVAP is encoded by the coding sequence ATGCGCGCTACCGTCATGATGCGGGCCCGGCCCGTGCTGTGCGCCGTCGCGCTGTCGGCCATCTTTGCGGGCTGCGGCGTGGACCCCTACTGCCTCGACTGCGTCGAAGGCGACGCCTCGGTCGATCAGGGCCGCGATGGCATGGTGCTCCCGGGAGACATGGACGTAGCCGACCAGCGCATGGACCGCGGCGTGTGCGTGCCCACCGGCGAGGACGAGACCTGCAACGAGCAGGACGACGACTGCGACACCCGTGTGGACGAGGGCTTCGACCTGCAGACCGACGCGCTGCACTGCGGGGACTGCGACACCAGCTGCCTGCGGCCCAACGCGAACGTCGCGTGCGAGGAGGGCGAGTGTACGCAGGACGGCTGCTTCGACGGCTTCGCCGACATCGACACGAGCAGCGCAGCGCCCGGGTGCGAGTACCGGTGCCCGGTGTTCCCCACGACGAGTGAGGACTGCAACGGCATCGACGACGACTGCGACGGGCGCGTGGACGAAGCGGTGGACCTGCCGCCACCCCCGGCGGGTCTGTGCCGCACGACGCCAGGAACCCCGTGCGAAGGCACGGTGCCCGTGTGCGAGACGCGCAACGGGATCGGCACGTGGTACTGCGACTACGCGCCCGAGGTGGAGTTCGATCCGGACATCCCGAGCGGTGTCGTGCTGCAGGAGCAGCGCTGCGACGGGTTCGACGGTGACTGCGATGGTGTCGCGGATGACGCGTTCCCCACGCTGGGCACCGACTGCGACAACGGCGACCTCGGCGCCTGCCGCGACGAAGGGCGCGTGGTGTGCGACCCCACCGACACCAGCGCCACGATGTGCGACTTCACGCAGGGCCCGAACCCCGTCCCCGGCGCTCCGATGGCCGAAGCGTGCAACGGGATCGACGACAACTGCGACGGCGTCATCGACAACTCGGACCCCATGGACCCGGACCGCGTCATCGACGACATGGTCCACATCACGCACGGCGGGATGGACTTCTACATCTACCGCTACGAGGCCTCGCGACCCGATGCGAGCGACGCGGACGCGGGCGCTGCGAGCCAGCGCGCGTGCAGCAACGCGAACGTGCTGCCATGGACGACCGTGGCCCACAGCGCGGCCGCTGCGGCCTGCAGCGCGGCGGGCTTCCGGCTGTGCACGGGGCCCGAGTGGCAGGCGGCGTGCGAGGCCGCGACCGCGACGACCTACCCCTACGGCAACGCGTACGCGCCCATGACCTGCAATGGCGGCGACCGCGACGCGATACCGGGCGGCATGGTGAACCACAGCGTCGCGCCGACGGGTGCCCTCGCCGCGTGTGTCAGCGCGGACGGCGTGCTGGACATGTCCGGCAACGTCAAGGAGTGGACCGAGGACCCGAGAACCGGGCCACCGGCCACCTTCGTCATTCGCGGAGGCTCGTTCGAGTCCCCCGAGCTGGGGCTCACGTGCCAGACCACCCTCTCCCAGGCCTTGCCGGACACCGCCCAGGCGACGCTCGGCTTCCGCTGCTGCTCGGACGTGGCACCATGA
- a CDS encoding transporter, which translates to MTRTRRHIRPALQTLLGIASFASLALSTSSGAAQAPQGTFTANRFSPAAGSGNYLEVDGAAVHSHLEGSVGLTLDYAHQPLVIHSVTCTDPVAGTGCQVDGVRSELVSYSLTASLWGALTLADRLQISLVLPLTFSSGDGFMELGRGPDNVTIEGGSAVGLGDPRLGAKVRILGEESDTFRLAAAVWVALPLGDVFQEGRFIGNASASVGGHAIAQVVTNGFHLSLNVGGLWRDEQTLLSTTQGPEIYYRGAIGYEVHPDVLLFAEVSGATGLSGDYDENPLEGRLGALIDHGSFRFTLAGGAGILGGVGVPVFRVVGGFAFVPQSNVRAPVVGDDIGPELDGPDASRGCRPAGDEESPFDTRPMCESAPAPATGPAEAVPAEPEPTPDAESEGDADVSGA; encoded by the coding sequence ATGACTCGGACTCGTCGACACATCCGCCCGGCCCTGCAGACGCTGTTGGGGATCGCTTCCTTCGCGAGCCTCGCGCTCTCGACCAGCAGCGGCGCAGCGCAGGCCCCCCAAGGCACGTTCACGGCCAACCGCTTCAGCCCCGCCGCAGGAAGCGGCAACTACCTCGAGGTGGACGGCGCTGCGGTGCACTCGCACCTCGAGGGCAGCGTGGGCTTGACGCTGGACTACGCCCACCAGCCGCTGGTCATCCACAGCGTGACATGCACCGACCCCGTCGCGGGGACCGGCTGCCAGGTCGACGGCGTGCGCTCCGAGCTGGTGAGCTACAGCCTGACGGCCAGCCTGTGGGGGGCGCTCACCCTGGCTGACCGCCTGCAGATCAGCCTGGTGTTGCCGCTGACGTTCTCGAGCGGCGACGGGTTCATGGAGCTGGGGCGCGGCCCCGACAACGTCACCATCGAGGGCGGGTCCGCGGTGGGCCTTGGGGACCCGCGCCTCGGCGCGAAGGTGCGCATCCTGGGCGAGGAGAGCGACACCTTCCGCTTGGCCGCGGCCGTCTGGGTCGCGCTGCCGCTTGGCGATGTGTTCCAGGAGGGGCGCTTCATTGGCAACGCCAGCGCGAGTGTGGGTGGCCACGCCATCGCGCAGGTGGTCACCAACGGCTTCCATCTGAGCCTGAACGTGGGTGGCCTGTGGCGCGACGAGCAGACGCTCCTGAGCACCACGCAGGGCCCCGAGATCTACTACCGCGGCGCCATCGGCTACGAGGTGCACCCGGACGTGCTGCTCTTCGCGGAGGTGAGCGGCGCCACGGGTCTGAGCGGTGACTACGACGAGAACCCGCTCGAAGGGCGCCTCGGCGCGCTCATCGACCACGGCTCGTTCCGCTTTACGCTCGCGGGCGGCGCCGGGATCCTGGGTGGGGTCGGGGTGCCGGTGTTCCGCGTGGTCGGCGGCTTCGCGTTCGTGCCCCAGAGCAACGTGCGCGCGCCGGTCGTCGGCGACGACATCGGACCCGAGCTGGACGGCCCCGACGCGTCTCGCGGCTGCCGGCCAGCGGGCGACGAGGAGAGCCCGTTCGACACCCGCCCCATGTGTGAGTCCGCGCCCGCGCCAGCCACGGGCCCCGCGGAGGCTGTCCCGGCCGAGCCAGAGCCGACGCCCGACGCGGAGTCCGAGGGCGACGCGGACGTCAGCGGAGCTTGA